The genomic stretch GCAGGGCATTTCGGTGTAGGTCCAAGGTTTCCTAAGAGGTTTTCTCAATCTTCTTGGATTTCGTGAGGAGTTCCTCACTCATGCCATCGAGCCTAGTTAACTCCCTTACATGATGTAGCGTGATGGGCGTGGCCAAGAGTTCTCCGTATCTGCCAGGATCACCGCGAAGTGGTGCAAGGGAACGTACGTTTCCGGGTGGTAACATGTCTTGCTGCAACGGAACTGGGTCTGTGGTGGCGGAGGGTTATTCCGCCTAGCTTCATCCATGACTTCGTCCTCCTGTCCCGCTTCTTGTTCCACTTCCGGATTGGGTGGCGGGTTGGTAGTTACTTCCCCGGCTAGCTCTGTCATGGTTGCGAAGACTTGTTGGGCAGCCGGAGGTTGGTCAACTGCTGCTAGCTCTTCATCGTACTCCTTTAAGGCTGCCTCGTATTTCGCCGAGTTCATCGGTGAAACATCATCGAGTTCGAGGTTAAAGGCGTCCAAGATGGATTCGTCGTTTTCATCCTCTACGACGGGCTCGTTGGATCTTGCGTTCCCCTCGAGGGCGGTTTCGGACGTAGATCCAACGTGGTAGATGAAgtagcacctttgcttctctaacgcaTGGGAagaccaggcggatctgcattggtattCTAACGTCATGTTCACCTGAGGGGTGGTTTGGGTGGGCCTTGAATTTTTTCGATCTATGGCGGATCCGGCCAAAGGCAGATCAAACCCAGATCGATCTTCTGCAAATGTGTCCTGCTCAACGGTGGTCTGTGCGGGGCTTGATCCGGCAAACCTAGAAGAGCGGccagtttcgccgatgaagatgtgaattccACCGATGGGGATGACGGAACAGTGGATGGCGTTCTCCTTGGCTGGAACCCAGCACTCATCATTGGGGACGATGGGGATGTTGCCGGTGTAGAGGACGCTCCCGATGGCGACATTGCCGATGCCTGCGAAGGCCGATCCCGCCTGGATCTAGCCTCCCGATGCTGCTGGCCCCCGTAGGTGCCAACTATCGTTGTGTATTCAACGAGTCTCCGGTGAGGGGAGCCTCACGGAGGGGAGAGAAAGGGAGATCCATGGGGCGAGGAGTCACCGGGATGGGGTcacacgagttacccagcttcagacCTCGCAACGGCGGCGAGATCCTATGTGTTGCTATAATTCACTATAAAGCAACAAGTGTGCGACTACAATGAGATGTCTTGTTCTGCCGCAAGGGTTGTgacgatccggcttataaaggcttcGCATCTAGGGTTACAACTTATAAGGTAGAGATCCTGCCGGATACGACTAAGCCTAAACTACGCAGGATGCTCCTTGTCGTGCATGTCACGGATCCGACCAACCTTCATCATGGGCGGGATCCGGCAGCTTGCCTCCGGACCGGAACTTTCCTTCTTTGGTTTCCGGTTTCCGGCAAGTAGGCCGCCCGATCAGGCCATAGGCCTCACCACCATCTTTTGGACACCCGGGCTTACCGAAATTAAGGGCCTATCGTGTTACATCTAGCTAGCATATCCATGACATCGGCCTCTCATCAGCGGAAGGGTTCTCGTTTCTTGCTTAACGTTTTTCCATGTCTACTTTCAGATGGTGTGGCGGCGGCGACACCCCGATGTGGTAATAAGTTCCTCCCGACCCTATCCTCGCTCTGGTTGTGCACCTTGCGTTGTCTTAGCCCGCGTGAGATCGTGTGCCGGACAGATCTCCTGGGATCTGGTCCGTTTTCGTGctcgttggtgtggtttcaggtcatcctcttccgatctacggttgtcatcattggcaatGATTTCTGCTctagtgcgctggtcctttggggccttaaCATGGCAACTTCGCGTATGTTCTACAACAAGGTTTGTCCAACTCCGGTGATGGAAGGGCAAGGGCAGCGGCGCGCCTCCAACTCGCGCCGGTATTTGTAGTCATCGCGAGGTGTTCCAGTgacctatttataatttttgTTATTTGTGGAACTCTTTATCGGTGGAATTTGCACCCAAAAATCTAGGGAAAGGTAAATTCGAAACACGGTGAAGGCATGTGAACCCGGATGAAGAGCATGAATCCTAGCCGTCGATCGCCGCATCGCAAGGCTGACCCAAAACGTGAGGCGAAAACTGGAAAGAAAACCGCAATAAATcggcaacggtcgtctcctcccagCAACCAAAACGCCCCCAAACCAGTTCAAAAATCGAATCCGCCTCTCCTCGCATCTCACTTTCTCTTCCTTCTCTCTCCTTCCTCCGCCCGCTCGCCCGCCCGCCGCTCCGGTGACCCTCAATTCCCCGCCTCGAACCAAGTCTCCGCCCTCTCCAACGCCCGCCGCTCCCCCGAAACCCTCCACCCCCGTGCCGCCGGGCCCCAGATCTCGGCGATGGGAGCGGATCCGGCCACCTCATCCCCCTCGCCgcagtccccgccgccgccggcgtcgccaCCACGGGAGCCGCCACGAGGTACGCAGCGCGCCGTTCTGGAGTTCCGTCGCGAGGGTTTTGGATTTGGTTGTCTCAcggcgagttttttttttttttggcaggcGAGGAGGAGCGCGCCGCCGTGGAGCCCGAGGACCACCGGAGCCCGAGTCGCCACGCGTTGCCCGCCGATTCGAGCCCTGCGCCGCCCCCGCCGTCCGCCGCGTCGCTGGCGCCGATGCCCCAGCAGCCCAAAGGTACGGGTCTCGGTCCTGTAGCGAGCAATTGAGCGGTAGGGTTTAGTCGGGATCCGTTTCACGGTGGGGAATTTGTCCGCAGTGTCGGGCGAGGACGCGGTGCCTGCCAGCGAGGAGGAACACGCGGCGGCTGAGGAGATCGTGGAGGAGGAACATGCGGCGGTTGCAGGCGAGGCTCTCCGCAGCTTCTTGGAGGTGCGAAATTCGGGATTCTTCCGCTCAGATCTCCTGAACTACTACTTAGTTCCTATTTGTCTCTGACAAGTTGTTTCTGTTTATCTCCATATTCTGCTACCTATTTGTGTTCTTTGCTAATGATTTCTAGTTTTCCTCTTCTTGCAGGAGTTCGGGGATCAAGCAGACGATTGCCCTATCCCGTCGCCGCGGCTGAAGGGGATCGCAACGCCTGACCGCCCTGCCGCCCTCCGGTTCCTAGGTACACATACAAGCTTGCACAGTAGGACGGATCCAAACCCTATTTGCATCGTTGCTTGCAGAATTCTTGATATTTGGTCTTGTTTGCTCTACTTGTAGGGGACAGGTACAACAACCTGATGGAGAAGTACAAGCAGCAGGTGGCTAAGTGTGCTGAGGAGTGTGTCCTAGGTACACATACAAGCTCGCACAGTAGGGTGGATCCAAACCCTATTTGCTTCGTTGCTCGCATAATTGTTGACATTTGGTCTTGTTTGCTCTACTTGTAGGGGACAGGTACAACAACCTGATGGAGAAGTACAAGCAGCAGGTGGCCAAGTGTGACGAGGAGTGTGCACCAAGGTTCGATGGCTTGAAGAAGAAGTACACGGCTGAGTGTGCGGTGCGGCGTCGTTTGTACAATGAGCTCATTGAGCTGAGGGGAAACATCAGGGTGTTCTGCCGGTGCCGGCCTCTAAGCGCCGATGAGATATCCCGTGGGTGCTCGTCAGTGGTTGAGGTCGATCCGTCCCAGGAGACTGACCTTCAGTATGCTCCCacagagaaagagaagaagagcTTTAAGTTTGATCATGTTTTTGGACCGGCTGATGGTCAAGGTATATAATTACTGTTCCTGCTCTGTTTGATATACCCTAACTTCTGTTTCAGATTCATGGTTTTGTGATATGAATGGAGGCTAAAAGCATGCCCAAGGCAACAATTTGTACTAATAAACAATAATTCGATTGAATTAATCACATGTGCATTCCTTTCCTGAATACATATTAGATATGAATTTATTTCCTGGTAAATAAAATGTTGATCGGAATGCATTTTATTCTAATAATTGTTTCTTTCAGAGACTGTATTTGCTGAGAGCTTGCCAGTCGTGAGGTCAGTGATGGATGGTTTCAATGTTTGCATCTTTGCATACGGGCAAACCGGAACTGGGAAAACCTTCACTATGGAAGGTATTCCAGAGAATAGGGGTGTTAATTACAGGGCTCTCGAAGAACTGTTCAGGATCTCTGAGGAGAGAAGCTCATCTGTTGCATACACATTTTGCGTGAGTATACTGGAAGTCTATAATGAAAAAATCAGGGACCTTCTTGATGACAACTCTGAACAAACATCAAAAAGGTATATCTCCATTCCTTCTTGTTTATTCTGGCATTATAGTAAAGAATGGGGCATAATATCTTGTTGTATCTGAAGGTTGGACATAAAGCAAAGTGCTGATGGGGCACAAGAGGTGCCTGGTTTGGTTGAAGCTCCAATTTATACAATAGATGGTGTGTGGGAGAAACTGAAAGCTGGAGCTAGAAATAGATCTGTTGGATCAACCAGTGTAAATGAACTGAGCAGCCGCTCCCATAGGTAATTTCGGCACTTGTATCTCACTTGTTTTAATGAATTCAGCCCATATATCGGAATCAGCTGCCACATCTCAATATCCATGATTGACCATTAGCAACTAGAGTTAAGTTAGTATACTTGACATATTAATGGTATTATTTTCAGCATTTCATATATGAACTTCTATTCTACTTGCAGCTTGGTTAGAGTCACTGTTACGAGTGAGCATTTGGTGACTGGGGAAAAGAGCAGAAGCCACATGTGGTTGGTTGACCTTGCTGGAAGTGAGCGCTTGACTAAAACTGAAGTAGAAGGAGAGAGGCTGAAGGAGGCAAAGTTCATCAACAAATCACTCTCTGCACTGGGTGATGTTATTGCTGCCCTTGCCTCAAAAAATACCCACATCCCATATAGGTCAGTCTTACTCAGTATTCCCATGCTTTCAGTAACTATCTTGCTCAGCTACTTGAAGAAGCATAGCCTAATTCAATTTATTTtttgctatcaaatataggaattCCAAGCTAACTCATCTGCTCCAAAGCTCATTAGGTAAGTGACATTCTAAAAGAGTTATGCAAGAAGTGCACTATATCTAAATGATTGATTATAAATCCTCAGCATTGGAATGTCAAAACACTAAGACATTCTAAAAGAGTTATGCAAGAAGTGCACTATATCTAAATGATTGATTATAAATCCTCAGCATTGGAATGTCAAAACACTAAGACGAAGAGATAAGAATGCTATGTTCACACCATGAATGAACTGTTGCAGGTGGAGATTGCAAGACACTTATGTTTGTGCAGATTAGTCCAAGCTCTACAGATTCGGGAGAAACTCTCTGCTCGCTTAATTTTGCTAGTAGGGTTCGAGCTATTGAACATGGACCTGCTCGTAAACAAGTGGATCCAGCTGAAAATTTCAAGCTCAAGCAGATGGTACGTTCATTTTTACCTTGCCTAATAATTATAAAATGCCTTTGCCATTATATTAACTGGTAATTTAATTCCAGACTGAAAAACTCTGTCATGAGGAAAAGGAAAATGCTAAGCTGAACGAAAGCTTGCAACTGATGCAGCTCAAATATGCTTCTCGCGAAAATGTCTTCAGAACACTTCAGGATAAGGTATGTTGTGTCAACTATCATTTCTGCCTGACGGGCTAAAAAATAGTTTCATACATGGAACTGAGTTCTGACATAATCAATGCTGTGCAACAGATAAGGGAGACTGAGCAAGCATGCAGAACTCATCAGCAGCGGGTAAGTAAGAGAACTCATCATGCAGAACTCATCACTTCCTACGTCCCATAACATAAGTATATGCATGACTCTTTTCTACTGTGTGCATTTTTCTCTTCTACTGTTTTTATGAACATTTCTTGTGTACAGGTTAGAGAGCTGGAGAATGAATTAgctaatgagaagaaggctgcgagGGATACGGGTAGATCCACATCCACGAGGCCATCATTTGCTCCCGTGAGGCAGCAGAGACCACCACTTGCTCCTATGAGGCAGAGACAAGCAAGCAACAACATACAGCCACTGCCAGGCCCTTCCAGACTGAGGCTTGCTGGTAAGGGAACTTCAGTTCAGAACAAAGAGAACATCCCTGTGATAAACAAAGCAGTTGTAGGCAAGGCTGCTGGTAAAGCACGGCGTGTATCTTTAGTTCCTACGATGCGACAGATCCCTCTCCAGCCTAAGAGGCGATCCTCGATTGCGATCCTACCAAGCGAGAGAGAGAGGATCTCTGTATTTCCTGACAAGAGGCCAATGTCTCGACTGTCCCATATCCAAATGCCAACAAGAGCACGGGCTACTTATAATTCAATTCAACAAGCAGCAGCAGAACCGGCGGTTGATGCAACTCCTGATGTCAGAGGAAAGTTCAAAGGATTCGAGTTTGGCAGCAGCAGTAAGTTCTCAAGCCCTCCAATGTGGAAGTCAAG from Lolium rigidum isolate FL_2022 chromosome 4, APGP_CSIRO_Lrig_0.1, whole genome shotgun sequence encodes the following:
- the LOC124647253 gene encoding kinesin-like protein KIN-14J — protein: MEKYKQQVAKCAEECVLGDRYNNLMEKYKQQVAKCDEECAPRFDGLKKKYTAECAVRRRLYNELIELRGNIRVFCRCRPLSADEISRGCSSVVEVDPSQETDLQYAPTEKEKKSFKFDHVFGPADGQETVFAESLPVVRSVMDGFNVCIFAYGQTGTGKTFTMEGIPENRGVNYRALEELFRISEERSSSVAYTFCVSILEVYNEKIRDLLDDNSEQTSKRLDIKQSADGAQEVPGLVEAPIYTIDGVWEKLKAGARNRSVGSTSVNELSSRSHSLVRVTVTSEHLVTGEKSRSHMWLVDLAGSERLTKTEVEGERLKEAKFINKSLSALGDVIAALASKNTHIPYRNSKLTHLLQSSLGGDCKTLMFVQISPSSTDSGETLCSLNFASRVRAIEHGPARKQVDPAENFKLKQMTEKLCHEEKENAKLNESLQLMQLKYASRENVFRTLQDKIRETEQACRTHQQRVRELENELANEKKAARDTGRSTSTRPSFAPVRQQRPPLAPMRQRQASNNIQPLPGPSRLRLAGKGTSVQNKENIPVINKAVVGKAAGKARRVSLVPTMRQIPLQPKRRSSIAILPSERERISVFPDKRPMSRLSHIQMPTRARATYNSIQQAAAEPAVDATPDVRGKFKGFEFGSSSKFSSPPMWKSRNNIAGSGNASKLCYSIQKRVALGSSPAQPRTSLMSGAIGSSPAQPRTSLMSGAGSIFDPAVREQIMAGRLGNAQRVFNSKRRMSVL